A single window of Candidatus Methanoperedens sp. DNA harbors:
- the asd gene encoding aspartate-semialdehyde dehydrogenase, with the protein MSKIRAGVLGATGNVGQRFIELLSNHPWFELTSLAASDRSAGKRYGDAASWRLESKIPQDAADMTVVPVDPKKVDADIVFSALPADLAKTVEPEFAKAGFVVASNASALRMVKDIPLVIPEVNPEHLGLIDVQQDRRKWDGYVVTNPNCTTIMMTVTLKPLMRFGIEKIYIASMQAISGAGYDGVPSMAILDNVIPYIGQEEEKVETETRKLLGEFNGSEVIDAPFAVSASCNRVMVMDGHTEAVWVEMADAPSPEDVKDAFLKFDPGLSDLPTEPNPVIEVKEEKDRPQPRMDRNLGGGMTVSVGRIRPGIRYICMGHNTIRGAAGASVLNAELLRKKGKL; encoded by the coding sequence ATGTCAAAAATAAGGGCAGGAGTACTCGGTGCAACAGGAAATGTAGGTCAGAGATTCATAGAGCTTCTGAGCAATCACCCCTGGTTTGAATTAACGTCGCTGGCAGCCTCAGACAGGAGTGCAGGCAAGAGATACGGCGATGCAGCGAGCTGGAGGCTTGAAAGTAAAATCCCGCAAGATGCTGCTGATATGACTGTGGTGCCCGTCGACCCGAAGAAAGTGGATGCTGACATCGTTTTCTCCGCTCTCCCCGCCGACCTTGCCAAAACCGTTGAGCCAGAGTTTGCCAAAGCAGGTTTTGTGGTAGCAAGCAATGCCAGCGCTTTGCGGATGGTGAAAGACATACCGCTTGTCATCCCTGAGGTGAACCCCGAGCACCTCGGTCTGATAGATGTCCAGCAGGACAGGCGCAAATGGGATGGCTATGTGGTCACGAATCCCAACTGCACAACTATTATGATGACTGTGACACTGAAGCCGCTCATGAGGTTCGGGATTGAAAAAATCTATATAGCTTCTATGCAGGCAATCTCAGGAGCAGGATACGATGGCGTACCCTCGATGGCGATCCTGGATAACGTGATTCCATATATCGGTCAGGAAGAGGAAAAAGTGGAGACCGAGACCAGGAAGCTTCTGGGTGAATTTAATGGGAGCGAGGTGATTGATGCGCCGTTTGCTGTAAGCGCAAGCTGCAACCGGGTAATGGTAATGGATGGGCATACCGAAGCTGTCTGGGTAGAAATGGCAGACGCTCCTTCGCCTGAAGATGTTAAAGACGCCTTCCTTAAGTTTGACCCGGGTTTGTCCGATTTACCTACAGAACCCAACCCTGTAATCGAGGTTAAGGAAGAAAAAGATAGACCCCAGCCGCGAATGGACAGGAATCTTGGCGGCGGGATGACAGTTTCAGTTGGACGAATCCGCCCCGGGATACGCTACATCTGCATGGGGCATAATACCATAAGAGGCGCAGCAGGGGCAAGTGTGCTGAATGCTGAGCTTCTTAGAAAGAAAGGGAAGCTTTAA
- the hisH gene encoding imidazole glycerol phosphate synthase subunit HisH, with amino-acid sequence MKIVIIDYGLGNLRSIEKALQYVGADVEISNEPSAIDRADALILPGVGAFRDAMLHFSTLERVVKDAVEEGKPLLGICLGMQMLASESEEGGLHRGIGIIPGRVTRFPSSELKVPHMGWNSIIIKKNIPLLKGVDNGSFVYFVHSYHANTEEKYEAAMCDYGFEFPAIITNEAGNVVGTQFHPEKSGIIGLRMIANFVESYGP; translated from the coding sequence ATGAAAATCGTAATCATAGACTACGGACTCGGAAACCTTCGGAGCATCGAAAAAGCCCTCCAATACGTAGGTGCAGACGTTGAAATCTCAAACGAACCCTCGGCAATCGACCGCGCCGATGCCCTGATACTCCCTGGAGTTGGAGCATTCCGCGATGCGATGCTGCATTTTTCCACGCTTGAGCGCGTGGTGAAGGATGCTGTGGAAGAGGGAAAACCGCTTCTGGGGATATGCCTTGGCATGCAGATGCTGGCTTCCGAGAGCGAGGAAGGAGGATTGCACAGGGGCATTGGTATAATCCCGGGAAGGGTGACAAGGTTTCCATCGTCCGAACTGAAAGTTCCCCACATGGGATGGAACTCGATTATTATCAAAAAGAATATTCCATTGCTAAAAGGCGTGGATAACGGCTCATTCGTGTATTTTGTACATTCCTACCATGCAAATACGGAAGAGAAATATGAGGCTGCAATGTGCGATTATGGGTTCGAGTTCCCTGCAATTATCACAAACGAAGCCGGAAACGTTGTAGGCACGCAGTTCCACCCTGAAAAAAGCGGGATAATTGGGCTTCGCATGATTGCGAATTTTGTGGAGAGTTATGGACCTTGA
- a CDS encoding aminotransferase class I/II-fold pyridoxal phosphate-dependent enzyme, with protein MTPLFPLEEVATEVKYIPKSFDTSMLSHRVDHFVESVIRDMTRLSLKHDAINLAQGFPDFPAPEELKRAAASAIMEDYNQYSITWGAKDLRWEISRKAREYNRIEADPESEVTVTCGSTEAMMASMLAIINEGDEVVVFEPFYENYGPDAAVSGAVPSFVPLNGDYSIDEDALTSAFNKKTRALILNTPNNPCGRVFTKNELKLIADLCVDFDVIAVTDEIYEHILYDNREHVSIGSLDDMKDRTITISGFSKTYSVTGWRIGYALAEKTLTSGIRKVHDFLTVGAPAPLQHACVTALRFPDSYYKELAKMYDGKRKLLYKALIKAGFACSMPEGAYYILADIPQGIEMDDVAFARYMVSEVGVAAVPGSSFYRSEAGKHKLRFTFSKKDETLMEAARRLEGLSI; from the coding sequence ATGACCCCTTTATTTCCACTGGAGGAAGTAGCCACAGAAGTTAAATATATACCAAAGTCTTTTGATACGTCCATGTTATCCCACCGTGTAGATCATTTTGTAGAGTCGGTAATTCGCGACATGACACGCCTCTCATTAAAGCATGATGCCATCAACCTTGCCCAGGGTTTTCCTGATTTTCCTGCCCCTGAGGAGCTAAAGCGCGCCGCAGCTTCTGCAATCATGGAAGATTACAACCAGTATTCCATTACCTGGGGCGCAAAAGACCTGCGATGGGAGATTTCCCGAAAAGCCCGCGAATATAACAGAATAGAGGCAGACCCTGAGAGCGAGGTAACGGTAACCTGCGGCTCGACCGAAGCCATGATGGCTTCCATGCTTGCCATAATAAACGAAGGCGATGAGGTCGTGGTATTCGAGCCGTTTTATGAGAACTACGGACCCGACGCTGCAGTCTCAGGTGCAGTCCCCAGTTTTGTACCCTTAAACGGGGATTACAGTATCGATGAAGATGCCCTTACTTCCGCTTTTAATAAAAAGACGCGCGCTCTCATCCTTAATACCCCGAATAATCCCTGCGGCAGAGTTTTTACGAAAAACGAGTTAAAGTTGATTGCAGACCTCTGTGTTGACTTTGATGTTATTGCAGTGACAGATGAGATTTACGAGCATATCCTGTACGACAACAGAGAGCATGTCAGCATCGGTTCTCTTGACGATATGAAGGACAGGACTATTACCATAAGCGGATTCTCAAAGACGTACAGCGTCACAGGATGGCGCATCGGCTATGCGCTTGCAGAAAAAACTCTGACATCTGGGATAAGGAAGGTGCATGATTTCCTCACCGTTGGAGCGCCTGCGCCGCTTCAGCATGCATGCGTCACTGCACTTAGGTTCCCGGATTCCTATTACAAAGAGCTTGCAAAAATGTACGACGGAAAAAGAAAACTTCTCTATAAGGCTTTAATAAAGGCAGGATTCGCTTGCAGCATGCCTGAAGGGGCATACTACATACTGGCTGATATTCCGCAGGGCATTGAGATGGATGATGTAGCTTTTGCAAGATACATGGTGAGCGAAGTTGGAGTGGCAGCTGTTCCGGGAAGCAGTTTTTACAGGAGCGAGGCGGGAAAGCATAAGCTTCGTTTTACGTTCTCGAAAAAGGATGAGACGTTGATGGAGGCGGCGCGAAGGCTTGAGGGTTTAAGTATTTAA
- a CDS encoding type II toxin-antitoxin system VapC family toxin: MGTISETINTIDRHFMRHELNKEEYNNVLGAIFTDMFEMLDNKNLKIVDIDTNLVKMSWEYISSEHLSAADSLHLVTAMKSNADIFYAADKKLIGVARKRNLNAVDVEELT; the protein is encoded by the coding sequence ATGGGGACAATAAGCGAGACCATAAACACAATAGACCGGCATTTCATGCGCCACGAATTAAATAAAGAAGAATATAATAACGTCTTAGGTGCTATTTTTACAGATATGTTTGAGATGCTTGATAATAAAAATTTAAAAATTGTTGACATTGATACAAACCTCGTCAAAATGTCATGGGAATACATTTCATCCGAGCATTTATCTGCGGCGGATTCTCTCCATCTTGTAACCGCAATGAAATCAAACGCAGATATATTTTATGCAGCAGACAAAAAGTTGATCGGCGTTGCCAGAAAAAGAAATCTGAATGCGGTGGATGTAGAAGAGCTAACCTGA
- a CDS encoding 4Fe-4S binding protein, which yields MVAKVNTEECTGCGICVDECPANAIELKNEKAKVDEVECTDCGTCVDACPNSAIKVE from the coding sequence ATGGTAGCAAAAGTAAATACCGAAGAATGCACAGGATGCGGAATATGCGTAGACGAGTGCCCTGCAAACGCAATAGAACTGAAAAACGAAAAAGCAAAAGTGGATGAGGTGGAGTGCACGGACTGCGGTACATGCGTTGACGCATGCCCGAACAGTGCGATCAAGGTAGAATAA
- the purH gene encoding bifunctional phosphoribosylaminoimidazolecarboxamide formyltransferase/IMP cyclohydrolase encodes MPKKALISVSDKNGIIDFATGLIRLGFEIVSTGGTSRVLKNAGIKVKDVSEITGFPEMMEGRVKTLHPRIHGAILALRENPSHMKEAAEQGIELIDIVVVNLYPFEETIAEGGSLDDAIENIDIGGPALVRAAAKNYRHVAVITDPLDYPSILKELEHGEISLETREHLAVKAFRRIADYDCAIDTYLSRKLVSEDILRLKFVEGRTLRYGENWHQSAKFYKEPDVSEPSVANAKQLHGKALSYNNYLDAESALNVALEFKDSISVVVVKHCNPCGFATGKTLTGALSRAWEGDPMSSFGSIICMTRKPDLATVEFLKGKFVEMIMAPGYDEDALFFLKNKSKDLRILELSMENGVPLENTYHYIVGGMLVQSRNRGMYEKWDVVTELPFPEEKRGLAEFTLTICKYTKSNAVVIAWEYEKGFYQILAIGAGQPNRVDAIRKLAATKAVENLKMLYMREKPDMSEQEYIKSIMSECVLASDAFFPFDDSIIYSAENHIRYIVSPGGSIRDKEVIDAANRLGVSLVFTGMRHFLH; translated from the coding sequence CTGCCCAAGAAAGCTTTAATAAGCGTTTCTGACAAAAACGGAATAATTGATTTTGCAACAGGGCTCATTCGTCTTGGTTTTGAGATAGTTTCCACAGGCGGGACATCCAGGGTTTTGAAAAATGCAGGCATAAAAGTAAAAGATGTAAGTGAGATAACAGGATTCCCGGAGATGATGGAGGGCAGGGTAAAGACGCTTCATCCCAGAATTCACGGCGCCATTCTCGCACTTCGGGAAAATCCATCACACATGAAGGAAGCAGCAGAGCAGGGCATCGAACTCATCGATATCGTGGTCGTGAACCTCTATCCATTTGAGGAAACAATAGCCGAGGGAGGCAGTCTCGACGATGCCATCGAAAATATAGATATAGGAGGACCTGCTCTCGTGAGGGCTGCAGCAAAAAATTACAGGCATGTGGCTGTAATAACCGACCCTCTTGATTATCCTTCGATTCTAAAAGAACTTGAACACGGTGAAATAAGCCTGGAAACAAGAGAGCATCTTGCGGTCAAGGCATTTCGCAGGATAGCGGATTATGACTGTGCAATTGACACGTACCTGAGCCGCAAGCTCGTCAGCGAAGATATCCTGCGCCTGAAATTCGTGGAGGGAAGAACGCTGAGGTACGGGGAGAACTGGCATCAGAGTGCCAAATTCTATAAAGAGCCCGATGTTAGCGAACCTTCTGTTGCAAATGCAAAGCAACTGCATGGAAAGGCGCTGTCGTACAACAATTACCTGGATGCTGAGAGCGCGTTGAACGTGGCTCTTGAATTTAAAGATAGTATTTCCGTCGTTGTAGTCAAACACTGTAACCCCTGCGGGTTTGCAACAGGGAAAACACTCACCGGGGCACTTTCGAGAGCATGGGAAGGCGACCCGATGTCATCGTTCGGCAGCATAATATGCATGACGCGCAAACCCGACCTTGCGACTGTGGAATTCCTGAAGGGCAAGTTCGTGGAAATGATAATGGCTCCAGGCTATGATGAGGATGCGCTTTTCTTCCTTAAGAACAAGAGCAAAGACCTCCGAATCCTTGAACTCTCCATGGAGAACGGTGTGCCGCTTGAGAATACGTACCATTATATCGTTGGAGGAATGCTTGTGCAGTCAAGGAACAGGGGAATGTATGAGAAATGGGATGTGGTCACTGAGCTTCCATTCCCTGAGGAGAAAAGAGGGCTGGCTGAGTTTACGCTTACTATCTGCAAATACACGAAATCCAACGCTGTGGTTATTGCATGGGAGTATGAAAAGGGATTTTACCAGATACTCGCAATTGGAGCAGGTCAGCCGAACAGGGTGGATGCGATACGTAAACTCGCTGCAACAAAAGCTGTTGAGAATCTGAAAATGCTGTACATGCGGGAAAAACCTGACATGAGCGAGCAGGAGTATATTAAAAGCATCATGAGTGAATGCGTTCTTGCAAGCGATGCCTTCTTTCCCTTCGATGACAGCATCATTTACTCAGCAGAGAACCACATAAGGTACATAGTGTCGCCAGGAGGTTCGATAAGGGATAAGGAAGTGATCGATGCCGCGAACAGGCTCGGGGTTTCACTTGTGTTCACAGGGATGAGACATTTCCTGCATTGA